One genomic segment of Mycolicibacterium chubuense NBB4 includes these proteins:
- a CDS encoding Acg family FMN-binding oxidoreductase, which translates to MRDVIVDTDVIRDALQLACRAPSLHNSQPWRWISRGPAVDLFLDAARAPRYTDTTGREAVISCGAVLDHFRVAMAASGWQANVDRFPNPNDLDHLASVDFTPMGFVTDGHRSRAEAILRRRTDRLPFAEPSNWEAFREQLAGSRASTDVRVDVLGEHMRPELAKASELTASLRLYDSPYHAELVGWTTDVGITEGIPASALLSAAESDRVDIGRDFPTVPRAQRREEIAEDRAKVLVLSTFDNTRSSHLRCGERLSSVLLDATMAGLATCVLTHLTEVAASRHIVTTLVGDDVTPQVLVRVGQAPALDEHGPPTPRRPIDDVFEARG; encoded by the coding sequence ATGCGCGACGTCATCGTCGACACCGACGTCATCAGAGACGCCCTGCAGTTGGCCTGTCGCGCCCCCTCACTGCACAACAGTCAGCCGTGGCGATGGATCTCCCGGGGCCCGGCCGTCGACCTGTTCCTCGATGCGGCGCGGGCGCCCAGGTACACCGACACCACCGGCAGGGAGGCGGTGATCAGTTGCGGGGCGGTGCTCGATCACTTCCGGGTGGCGATGGCCGCGTCCGGCTGGCAGGCCAACGTGGACCGCTTCCCCAATCCGAACGATCTCGACCACCTGGCGTCCGTGGACTTCACCCCGATGGGGTTCGTCACCGACGGCCATCGAAGCCGTGCCGAGGCGATCCTGCGGCGGCGCACCGATCGGCTGCCTTTCGCCGAGCCGTCGAACTGGGAGGCGTTTCGCGAACAGCTCGCCGGCTCGAGGGCGTCCACCGACGTGCGCGTGGATGTCCTCGGTGAACACATGCGACCCGAACTAGCCAAGGCCTCCGAGCTCACCGCGTCGCTTCGCCTCTACGACTCGCCCTACCATGCCGAACTCGTGGGCTGGACCACCGATGTCGGCATCACCGAGGGGATTCCGGCCAGCGCCCTGCTGTCGGCGGCCGAGAGCGACCGCGTCGACATCGGCCGCGACTTCCCGACGGTCCCCCGCGCGCAGCGACGCGAGGAGATCGCCGAGGATCGCGCCAAAGTGCTTGTGCTCTCGACGTTCGACAACACCCGCAGCAGCCACCTGCGCTGCGGAGAGAGGCTGTCATCGGTCCTTCTCGACGCCACGATGGCCGGCCTGGCGACCTGCGTGCTGACCCACCTCACCGAGGTGGCCGCCAGCCGCCACATCGTCACCACGCTGGTGGGAGACGACGTGACGCCGCAGGTCCTCGTCCGCGTCGGGCAGGCGCCTGCGCTCGACGAGCACGGCCCTCCCACACCGAGGCGGCCGATCGACGACGTGTTCGAGGCGAGGGGTTGA